aaccgattgctgccagcACCCTGACtagcctgactagcatcactactctggacggttctgacctagaatatgtgaacaactacatatacctaggtgtctggttagaatgtaaactctccttccagactcacattaagcatctccaatccaaaattaaatctagaatcagcgtcctatttcgcaacaaagcctccttcactcatgctgccaaacataccctcgtaaaactgactatcctaccaatccttgacttcggcaatgtcatttacaaaatagcccacaacactctactcagcaaactggatgtattctatcacagtgccatccgttaagtcaccaaagctccatatactacccaccactgcgacctgtatgctctcattggctggccatcactacatattcgtcgccaaacccactggccaggtcatctataagtctttgctaggtaaagtcccaccttgtctcagctcactggtcaccttagcaacaccaacccgtagcacgcgctccagcaggtatatttcactggtcatccccaaagccaacacttacctttgccgcctttccttccagttctctgctgccaatgactgggatgaattgcaaaaatcactgaagctggaatcCCCCAATACATAGATGGAACCCTTAGACCAGACCAGGGAAAAAATTATAAATGAAGGATGAGGGGGGAAAGGATAGGTATAAAATTAACACGGGCCGGTGCTTGCGGTGGAATCTCAGTCTTCATTGGCATCTCTCCAGTGCTCCAGAGTACTCAAAAAGCCTTAGAACTAACTAACCCTCTCTAACTTTATGCATCACctttcagagcagcttaccgatcaatgtacctgtacacagccaatttgtaaatagcacacccaactacctcatccccatattattacttaccctcttgatCTTTTGCACCCCAGTCTCTCTACTGCACATCAACATCTGCACATCTcaagtgttaatgctaaattgtgattatttcgcctctattgcctatttattgccttacccccCTACTCTTCTacctttgcacacactgtacatagatttgttctattgtgttattgactgtacgtttgtttatgtgtaactctgtgttgttgcatttgtcgaactgctttgctttatcttggccaggtgtagtcgtaattgagaacttgttctcaactggcctacctggttaaatatttTCTATTTATTTAAATGAGCTACCACTACCAGCTATGGCTAGCTAATTAGctattatttatatattattataactgtATTCCCCAGTATTTGCGTGATATTTGTTAACTAGCTAGACTCAATTTAAAACCTAACACGTAGCCTACCTATCCATACTGTAGatgctagtactactactgctgtagacATAGATCACAACGTGTGTCTACTACATGAAGTTGAAACAGCGGACATTGGAGGTGAGGCAGTCGttttgtagcagcagcagcataacTAGACCGTTTTTAAATTGTAAAGTCAGGCACATGATGACTTACACACAGACACGCTTAAATATGCCTTCACGATTTGTGTTGTAATGATTATACAAACTTTGATACACTTTTTCTCGATAATCATTTTAGATACAGAACAAGAAGTCTGAATATTAATTAAAGATCTTTCTTCTAAATGAAATGTTTTTGCACTGCATTTCAGAAAAATATCTAATATCCCATGAATATTAGCTTAATTACCACATGGAATGACCCAAATTCCTTATGAAGATGGCACATGGTATGGTTGAATGAGTTTCCATGGTGACAATACTTTTCTCCTGATTGATAGTCCTGTATGTATACTCTCATTACAGGGCCACAAGCTGTAGCACTGGATCAAATGTAGACCCTTCGCTAACTAGACACCAGGCGATTGAAATTCATCCATTGGAAGATATCAATGTAGACCTGAATGAGGAGGGAACAGTTAGAAGATGGACAGTAGGCACAAATAATCTGAAGGCAAACAAAACAGTGTTACTCATGGGAGCGACTGGAGTGGGAATATCAACTCTCATCAATTATATTGCCAACTACATCCTTGGGGTCAATTTCGAGGACAATAAAAGATTCCAATTAATCCCAGATGAAAAAAAGAGTCAAACTGCATCTCAAACTACTGCCATCACTGTGTATGACATCTTTGGCCATGAAGGGGGCCGTGTTCCTTTTTCAGTTACAATCATCGACACTCCAGGATTTGGAGACACAAATGGGATTGAACAAGATCAACTCATTACTAAAAACCTTCAAGAATTGTTTGAGTCCAAAAATGGAGTGCACCAAATTGATGCCGTCTGTTTTGTTGTTAGAGAGGATGAGGTTCGTCTCACCCTCACCCAACGCTACATCTTTGAGTCCATCCTTTCCATATTTGGAAAAGACATTGAAAACAACATCCTGGCACTCATCACATTTGCAAGAGGAGGCAAGCATCCCCCCTGCTCTTAAAGCCATTAAGGAAGCAGGGATTCCATGTTCAAAAGAGAAACTGAAATTCAACATGACATCATCCACAAACAGATCAGCTGATCCACAtataataacaaataataaaagaCATTGGGCAATGGGAGAGAAAAGCATGACAAAGTTCATCAACCTACTAACAACGCTGGAAACAAGAAGCTTGCAGCTGACCCAAGAAGTGCTAGCGGAACGCAGACATCTTGAGGCTTGTATTGATGGGATAGAAGATCAGCTAAAGATAACCCTTGACAAACAGATCGAACTTAAAGAAATTCAACATGTCTTGAAAGAAAACAAGGAAATGATAGATGCTCAAAGGGATTTTGAATTTGTGGTCACCACTATCACATTTGTAAGAGTTGAATCTAAAAAGATGGCAACTAATTGCAACAACTGTGGAATTACTTGTCATCTAAGGTGTCCGTTAGCCCCACAGAAGCTGTTATTTCTTTGTGAAGCCATGAGAAACCGCCAGTGTAAAATTTGCCCTGGAAAATGTTCCTGGAAAGATCATGTCAAAGAAAAGGTGGTATACCAGATGACTCCAAAAGTAGTGAAGAAAACATACAATAATATGAAAGTTGAGTATGGACAGGGACTAGGTGGAAATATCACAGCGGAGGATGTGGAAGAGAAGATTCAGTCTAAGATAAAAGAAGCAGACGACAAAGGAATCGAACTGCTGGAGACTTCATACAAATGTGTGGCAAGGCTGGAGGAGATTGCACTAAGGCCCAATCCATTGACAGCAGAGGAATACATTGATCGTCTGATTCATAGAGAAACAGAAAATAGCAACAGGGTAAAGAAACTTCAGGAAATGAAGGCAAAAGCTCTGCTGATATCTTCAATGACCAAGGAAAAACTTGAACAAGGAACAGGATGAGTTCTTGAGAAAATGAAAGGATGGAAACTCATGATTAGATATCATACAAACCAGTAAGAGTGCGTAAGTGTGGATAAAATCAGCTTGCCAGCACATTGACTGTTGTCAGGCAATCATGATAGAGAACTGATTCAAAAGTATCTGCTGTCAGCAAGAAGCGTTTGACAGAAGAGATCCTCAAACAAAAGCTGACACGAATGTCTACATTACTAGGTGAGTTCAATGGAAATGAAAATATGTATAATGCAGCAACTTAGCTGTATTCTTAGCTGTATTCTTAGCTGTATTCTTAGCTGTATTCTTAGCTGTATTCTTAGCTGTATTCTTAGCTGTATTCTCTACACCATCGATGCGCCAACATATCCACAAGCTGCACTATACCAAGGGACATTTTTATTGCAACGTTTGATTATGCTCATACTGAAAACATCCAATAGTAAGTATTGGACTGCAAGAATAGGCTAACAGGTGACAATGATTTGTGTATCAAACATTCGTTTGATGGTTAGATACTAAACCAAATGTATTTTGAAAGGACCAAGCTTTGTTTCCACTATATGTTAATCATGTAGATTGTGCAATGTAGTCAATACTTTTCACTTTATATAGTTAATGACATCATTTAATTGGAATGTTGGAATGTTGTCTTTTTTGTTTCCACATGTATAGGAACTCATCAGTCCAGCTGTGTCATGACTGTTCTATTGAGTGGTTTCATTATCGACTAACATATCTaatttagatgttttttttttgcacagcagtggcttcttttgtggtgtcctcccatgaacaccattcttgtttagtgttttccgtatcgtagactcgtcaacagagatgttagcatgttccagagatttctgcaaGTCTTTAGCcgacactaggattcttcttaacctcattgaacattctgcgctgtgctcttgcagtcatctttgcaggaaggccactcctagggagagtagcaacagtgctgaactttctccatttatagacaattggtcttactgtggactgatggacatcaaggcttttagagatacttttgtaaccctttccagctttatgcaagtcaacaattct
This Oncorhynchus clarkii lewisi isolate Uvic-CL-2024 unplaced genomic scaffold, UVic_Ocla_1.0 unplaced_contig_13835_pilon_pilon, whole genome shotgun sequence DNA region includes the following protein-coding sequences:
- the LOC139395961 gene encoding uncharacterized protein — encoded protein: MAKAIQHCNSSKSRATSCSTGSNVDPSLTRHQAIEIHPLEDINVDLNEEGTVRRWTVGTNNLKANKTVLLMGATGVGISTLINYIANYILGVNFEDNKRFQLIPDEKKSQTASQTTAITVYDIFGHEGGRVPFSVTIIDTPGFGDTNGIEQDQLITKNLQELFESKNGVHQIDAVCFVVREDEVRLTLTQRYIFESILSIFGKDIENNILALITFARGGKHPPCS